In Chlamydia sp., the following are encoded in one genomic region:
- a CDS encoding HEAT repeat domain-containing protein, producing MGLPRLALLGLLSLTLSANGDFPPQVSQKILLSCQKSMSQALDAYLEASESYKQHNFSVLRTMAESFLQQSFFSEDPYMRKSAIIGAGLSGSSEALDLLSEAIETQDLHELLLILNAACSQLGKASDRLLFKGLTAAHPIIRLEAAYRLACMKNSKVSDYLYSFIHKLPEEIQNLAATIFLQLETEEADAYIYKLLSSPKNLTRNYVAYLIGEYQQKRFLPSLRNLLTSAAPLDQEGALYALGKMEDASSYPKIKMLSSKSHPEVALAAAQTLLFLGKEEEALPILTLFCQQELPQALYTSRFLSQEKGEALLLPIFHRSTKEESKLNAALALVHQGCTNSSVLNYLTEILENKIIHRIFLPSHSTGKAIQFWKECTTFPLKNQEEKARTLAMYYAAEDSILSSLLKLPDDAYLPYLSRILSSQKITLTAKAIAFLSVTAHPQALPMISKAALTPGEPIIRAYANLALYTMTKDPAKKTLLYQYAEQLIVDTVLFTDSENPLPSPHSSYLRYQVSPESRTQLMLAILETLVSSKTDEDIRAFLSLMRKTHYKNIPILSGLLMRIVE from the coding sequence ATGGGATTACCTCGTTTAGCCTTACTTGGACTACTTTCTCTAACGCTTTCAGCAAACGGCGATTTCCCTCCTCAGGTTTCCCAGAAGATATTGCTCTCTTGTCAAAAATCTATGTCTCAAGCACTAGACGCCTATCTTGAAGCCTCTGAAAGCTATAAACAGCACAATTTCTCCGTATTACGTACAATGGCGGAATCGTTCTTACAACAGAGCTTTTTTTCCGAAGATCCCTATATGCGCAAAAGTGCAATTATTGGCGCAGGTCTTTCTGGTTCATCGGAGGCCTTAGACCTGCTTTCAGAAGCGATAGAGACTCAAGATCTCCATGAACTGTTACTTATTTTAAATGCAGCATGTAGTCAGTTAGGGAAAGCCTCTGATCGTCTTCTGTTTAAAGGATTAACAGCTGCTCATCCTATCATTCGATTAGAAGCAGCCTATCGTCTTGCTTGTATGAAAAACAGCAAAGTAAGCGACTATCTGTACTCTTTCATTCACAAACTTCCTGAAGAAATCCAGAACCTAGCCGCAACAATCTTTTTACAACTTGAAACTGAGGAAGCTGATGCTTACATCTATAAGCTTCTTTCTTCTCCTAAGAATCTGACAAGAAATTATGTTGCGTATCTAATTGGAGAGTATCAGCAGAAAAGATTTCTTCCCTCTCTTCGTAATTTATTAACCAGTGCTGCGCCTTTAGATCAGGAAGGTGCACTATATGCTTTAGGGAAAATGGAAGATGCCAGCAGTTATCCTAAAATTAAAATGCTGAGCTCCAAATCTCATCCTGAAGTAGCTCTTGCCGCAGCGCAAACATTGTTATTTTTAGGAAAAGAAGAAGAGGCGCTCCCTATTTTAACTCTTTTTTGTCAGCAAGAACTACCCCAAGCCCTTTATACGTCCCGTTTTCTCTCCCAAGAAAAAGGAGAAGCTCTTCTGCTCCCCATCTTTCATAGATCTACCAAGGAAGAAAGTAAACTGAATGCAGCCTTAGCACTTGTTCACCAAGGATGTACAAACAGTTCAGTACTTAATTACTTAACAGAGATTTTAGAAAATAAAATCATCCATCGCATATTCTTACCTTCTCATTCAACAGGGAAAGCAATACAATTCTGGAAAGAATGTACAACCTTTCCTCTCAAGAACCAAGAAGAAAAAGCGCGAACTTTAGCAATGTACTATGCTGCAGAAGATTCTATTCTTTCTTCATTACTCAAACTACCTGATGATGCCTATTTGCCCTACTTAAGCCGTATTTTATCCTCACAAAAAATAACACTCACAGCTAAAGCTATTGCTTTTTTATCAGTAACAGCTCATCCTCAGGCACTTCCCATGATCTCGAAAGCCGCATTAACGCCTGGAGAGCCCATCATCCGTGCTTATGCTAACTTAGCTTTGTATACCATGACGAAAGACCCCGCAAAAAAAACGTTACTATATCAATATGCTGAACAGTTAATAGTGGATACCGTTTTATTTACAGACTCTGAAAATCCTCTTCCTTCTCCTCATTCTTCTTATTTACGATATCAGGTATCTCCAGAGTCTCGTACTCAACTTATGCTAGCTATTTTAGAAACCTTAGTTTCCTCTAAAACTGATGAAGATATCCGAGCTTTCCTTTCTTTAATGAGGAAAACACATTACAAAAACATTCCCATTTTGTCAGGATTGTTAATGAGAATAGTGGAGTGA
- a CDS encoding Maf-like protein — protein sequence MGTQLVLGSSSERRRAVLEVFRIPFVCVSSDFDERSIAYSGDPFEYTKELAWNKAASVCSRGFSDSLIIAADTVVVHKGKVFNKPESEEHAIEMLQTLSGSSHSVITTLVLMQNKKVLSASETTQVSFIDIPPQYLKTYVRAFSSLKRCGGYCVQDGGGLIIKQIEGCVYNIQGLPIKTLNQLLMEFNVSLWDYLV from the coding sequence GTGGGAACTCAATTAGTCTTAGGCTCTTCTTCAGAAAGAAGAAGAGCTGTTTTGGAAGTCTTTCGGATTCCGTTTGTTTGTGTATCTTCCGACTTCGATGAACGTAGTATTGCGTATTCTGGAGATCCTTTTGAGTATACAAAAGAGCTAGCTTGGAATAAAGCGGCTTCTGTTTGTTCTCGAGGGTTTTCAGATTCTTTGATTATTGCTGCTGATACCGTTGTTGTTCATAAGGGAAAGGTTTTTAATAAACCTGAGTCTGAAGAGCACGCGATCGAAATGCTACAGACTCTGAGTGGCTCTTCTCATTCTGTAATCACAACCCTTGTTCTTATGCAGAATAAAAAAGTACTCTCTGCATCAGAAACAACTCAGGTTTCTTTTATTGATATTCCTCCCCAATATCTAAAAACATATGTCCGAGCTTTTTCCTCTTTAAAAAGATGTGGGGGATATTGCGTGCAAGATGGTGGAGGGTTAATTATCAAACAAATAGAAGGTTGTGTATATAATATCCAGGGATTGCCTATAAAGACGTTGAACCAGTTGCTCATGGAGTTTAACGTCAGCTTATGGGATTACCTCGTTTAG
- a CDS encoding ABC-F family ATP-binding cassette domain-containing protein has translation MSIVLDKIGKTLGTRVLFDDVSVVFNPGNRYGLTGPNGAGKSTLLKIITGVIEPSRGTISLPKKIGILRQNIDSFGDIVVLDCVIMGNSRLWEAMQRRDALYAEEFTDAIGMELGEIEEIIGEEDGYRAESEAEELLLGIGIPEEFFSQKMSTIPLDLQFRVLLCQALFGHPEALLLDEPTNHLDLHSINWLGNFLRDYNGTVIVVSHDRHFLNTITTHIADIDYDTIIIYPGNYDAMVEMKTASREQEKADIKSKEKKIAQLREFVAKFGAGSRASQVQSRLREIKKLQPQELKKSNIQRPYIRFPISEKASGKVVFSIENISKTYDADPLFKPFSLEIYQGDKIGVIGNNGLGKTTLMKLLAEVEKPSQGQIKLGHNAVFSYFPQNHADVLKDCGEESLFEWLRRRKTGITDQDIRSVLGKMLFGGDDAFKQVKALSGGETARLLMAGMMLENHNTLILDEANNHLDLESVSALAWAINDYPGTAIFVSHDRTLIDECATKLLIFDKGVVSFFDGPMSEYLAGKKK, from the coding sequence ATGAGTATTGTTCTTGATAAGATCGGCAAGACCCTAGGGACTCGGGTCCTGTTTGATGATGTGTCCGTTGTATTTAATCCTGGGAATCGTTACGGCTTGACAGGGCCAAACGGTGCAGGGAAGTCTACCCTCTTGAAAATCATTACAGGAGTTATAGAACCTTCCCGAGGGACTATTTCTTTACCGAAAAAAATAGGTATCCTGCGTCAAAACATTGATAGCTTTGGAGATATTGTTGTTTTAGATTGCGTTATCATGGGGAACTCTCGTTTGTGGGAGGCCATGCAGCGTCGTGATGCTCTTTATGCAGAAGAGTTTACAGATGCAATAGGAATGGAACTCGGAGAAATCGAAGAGATTATAGGCGAGGAGGATGGATATCGCGCAGAATCTGAAGCGGAAGAGTTGCTTCTGGGTATTGGTATTCCAGAAGAATTTTTCTCACAAAAGATGTCTACCATCCCTCTAGATTTGCAATTCCGAGTTCTCCTTTGTCAGGCTTTGTTCGGCCATCCTGAAGCACTACTTTTAGACGAGCCTACTAACCACCTGGACCTCCATTCTATTAACTGGTTGGGGAACTTTCTCAGAGACTATAATGGTACAGTCATTGTGGTCAGCCACGACCGCCATTTTTTGAATACTATCACAACACACATTGCAGACATCGATTACGATACGATTATCATTTACCCGGGCAATTATGATGCCATGGTTGAAATGAAAACAGCTTCCAGAGAACAAGAAAAGGCAGATATTAAGTCCAAGGAGAAAAAAATTGCCCAATTAAGGGAATTTGTAGCCAAGTTTGGAGCAGGGTCTCGGGCAAGCCAGGTACAATCTCGTTTAAGAGAGATAAAAAAATTACAACCTCAGGAGCTGAAAAAATCTAATATTCAGAGACCATATATTCGTTTTCCGATATCGGAAAAAGCTTCTGGAAAGGTTGTTTTCTCTATAGAAAATATTAGTAAAACTTATGATGCAGATCCATTGTTTAAGCCATTCTCTTTAGAGATCTATCAAGGGGATAAGATTGGCGTAATTGGAAATAATGGTTTAGGGAAAACAACTTTGATGAAGTTGTTGGCTGAGGTGGAAAAACCTTCTCAAGGTCAAATCAAGTTAGGTCACAATGCAGTGTTCTCTTACTTTCCTCAAAATCACGCTGATGTCTTAAAAGATTGTGGGGAGGAGTCTCTCTTTGAATGGTTACGTAGACGTAAAACCGGAATTACGGACCAAGATATCAGAAGTGTTTTAGGCAAGATGCTTTTCGGAGGTGACGATGCTTTTAAACAAGTCAAAGCATTGTCAGGAGGAGAGACTGCTAGATTGCTCATGGCAGGAATGATGTTAGAGAACCACAACACGCTGATTCTTGACGAAGCTAATAATCATTTGGACTTAGAGTCTGTTTCTGCTTTAGCTTGGGCTATTAACGATTATCCAGGAACAGCTATTTTTGTTTCCCACGATAGAACATTGATAGACGAATGTGCTACAAAGCTGCTTATCTTCGATAAAGGGGTGGTTTCGTTCTTTGATGGTCCTATGTCTGAGTATTTAGCTGGTAAAAAGAAATAA
- a CDS encoding tyrosine recombinase XerC, with protein MITSFYAFLDYLQNVKVASPHTLRNYCIDLNSLKCFLEKKSGLSPTPPLSLHKDTRLQGSLSFSLFTKEILRLYLLEQIQTNHSKRTVRRRLSAIKSFAKFCVKNQLIPENPAEMIRGPRLPQELPSPLTYEQVLALMSAPKLDKVTGFRDRCLLELFYSSGLRISEITALNRSDIDFQSHLLHIRGKGKKERIVPMTGLAVQWLKNYLNHPDRTAVEQDHQACFLNRFGKRLSPRSIDRKFQQYLLEIGLSGTITPHTIRHTIATHWLERGMDLKTIQLLLGHTSLETTTIYTHVSMKLKKQIHDETHPHNLEN; from the coding sequence ATGATCACATCCTTTTATGCGTTTCTAGATTATCTACAAAATGTGAAAGTCGCTTCTCCACATACGCTAAGAAATTATTGCATAGACCTCAACTCACTAAAATGTTTTTTAGAAAAAAAAAGTGGGCTCTCTCCAACTCCTCCATTATCTCTTCATAAGGATACCCGCCTTCAAGGCTCTCTTTCTTTTTCCTTATTTACTAAAGAAATCCTCAGGCTCTACCTACTGGAACAAATACAAACTAATCATTCGAAGCGTACGGTGCGTCGTCGACTATCTGCAATTAAAAGTTTCGCTAAATTTTGTGTAAAAAATCAGTTAATACCGGAAAATCCAGCAGAAATGATTCGAGGTCCCCGCCTTCCTCAAGAACTTCCTTCTCCACTCACCTATGAGCAAGTTCTTGCCCTAATGAGTGCTCCTAAACTGGATAAAGTTACAGGGTTTCGAGATCGTTGCTTACTCGAATTATTTTATAGCTCTGGACTGAGAATTAGTGAAATCACTGCTCTCAATCGTTCTGATATTGATTTCCAATCACATCTTTTACATATCCGTGGTAAAGGGAAAAAAGAACGCATAGTTCCTATGACAGGCTTGGCTGTCCAATGGCTAAAAAATTATTTAAATCATCCAGATAGAACTGCCGTTGAACAAGATCACCAAGCATGCTTTTTAAACCGTTTTGGTAAACGCCTATCCCCTCGATCTATAGATCGAAAATTCCAACAGTACCTTCTCGAAATAGGATTATCCGGCACCATTACTCCTCATACAATCCGTCACACTATTGCAACTCATTGGTTAGAACGAGGCATGGACCTAAAGACTATTCAATTACTACTAGGCCATACCTCTCTTGAAACAACCACCATTTACACTCATGTTTCTATGAAACTGAAAAAACAAATCCACGATGAAACTCACCCTCATAACTTGGAGAATTAG
- a CDS encoding ribonuclease Z, protein MSYRGLTILGCSSQQPTRHRNHGAYLLRWNGEGLLFDPGEGTQRQFIYANIAPTVVSRIFISHFHGDHCLGLGSMLMRLNLDKISHPVHCYYPASGKKYFDRLRYSTIYHETIKVIEHPISNEGIIEDFGSFRIETRQLNHLVDTLGWRITEPDTTKFVPEKIKAIGLKGPIMQELISKGYVKINGNIIRLEDVSYTRKGDSVAIVADSLPCQAIVDLARNARIFLCESTYLESHAHLASSHYHMTARQAAEQAKRAKAQQLILTHFSARYNTTEEFALEAGDIFPNVFVAEEFRSYEFPKNAI, encoded by the coding sequence ATGAGTTATCGTGGATTAACTATTCTAGGCTGTTCAAGTCAACAACCAACTCGTCATCGTAATCATGGAGCATATCTTCTTCGATGGAATGGAGAGGGGCTTCTATTCGATCCAGGAGAAGGGACTCAACGCCAATTTATTTATGCGAATATTGCTCCTACAGTAGTTTCTCGCATTTTTATTAGCCATTTCCATGGAGATCACTGCCTAGGCTTAGGCTCTATGCTTATGCGCTTAAACTTAGATAAAATTTCTCACCCTGTACACTGTTATTACCCTGCTTCAGGGAAAAAATATTTCGATAGACTTCGTTATAGCACTATATACCATGAAACAATCAAAGTTATAGAGCATCCTATCAGCAACGAGGGTATCATAGAAGATTTTGGCTCCTTTCGTATAGAAACACGCCAATTGAATCACTTAGTTGATACCTTAGGATGGCGAATTACAGAACCCGATACTACTAAATTTGTCCCAGAAAAAATTAAAGCAATAGGCCTAAAAGGCCCAATCATGCAAGAACTTATTAGTAAGGGATATGTCAAAATTAACGGGAATATCATCCGTTTAGAAGATGTCAGCTATACGCGCAAAGGAGATAGCGTTGCGATTGTCGCAGATTCTCTCCCTTGCCAAGCTATTGTTGACTTGGCCAGAAATGCTCGCATTTTTCTATGTGAGAGCACTTACTTAGAAAGCCATGCTCACCTAGCTAGTAGCCATTACCACATGACCGCAAGGCAAGCTGCAGAACAAGCAAAACGTGCAAAAGCTCAGCAACTGATTCTCACCCATTTTTCTGCACGCTATAATACAACAGAAGAATTTGCTTTAGAAGCTGGAGACATTTTCCCCAATGTATTTGTAGCCGAAGAATTTCGTAGCTATGAGTTCCCAAAAAATGCTATTTAA
- the lon gene encoding endopeptidase La: protein MNSTNNTDSQNLDPNASEVEKLLDESAEIEEKTEDHNPPSELFILPLNKRPFFPGMAAPLLIEAGPHYEVLTLLAKSSQKHIGLVLTKKEDANTLKVGFNQLHRVGVSARILRIMPIEGGSAQVLLSIEDRIQIVKPIQDKYLKAKVSYHKENKELTEELKAYSISIVSIIKDLLKLNPLFKEELQIFLGHSDFTEPGKLADFSVALTTATREELQEILETTNMHDRIDKALVLLKKELDLSRLQSSINQKIEATITKSQKEFFLKEQLKTIKKELGLEKDDHAVDLEKFMERLTKRDVPQHAMDVIQDEMDKLQTLETSSAEYAVCRNYLDWLTIIPWGIQTKEYHDLAKAESILNKDHYGLEDIKQRILELISVGKLANGMKGSIICLVGPPGVGKTSIGRSIAKVLHRKFFRFSVGGMRDEAEIKGHRRTYIGAMPGKLVQALKQSQIMNPVIMIDEVDKIGASYHGDPASALLEVLDPEQNKDFLDHYLDVRVDLSNVLFILTANVLDSIPDPLLDRMEVLRLSGYILEEKLQIATKYLVPRARKEMGLSAQHVTFQPEALKHMINNYAREAGVRTLNENIKKVLRKIALKIVQNQEKNPTKKSRFTITPKNLHDYLGKPIFSSDRFYEKTPVGVATGLAWTSLGGATLYIESVQVPSSSGKADMHLTGQAGDVMKESSQIAWTYLHSALERYAPGLTFFEKSQVHIHIPEGATPKDGPSAGITMVTSLLSLLLDVPVLNNLGMTGELTLTGRVLGIGGIREKLIAARRSKLNILIFPEDNRRDYDELPAYLKKGLKVHFVSHYDDVFKIAFPEV, encoded by the coding sequence GTGAACTCGACGAATAATACAGATTCTCAAAATCTAGATCCAAATGCTTCAGAGGTCGAAAAACTTCTCGATGAATCCGCAGAGATAGAAGAAAAAACAGAGGACCACAATCCTCCTTCAGAACTATTTATTCTTCCTTTGAATAAACGCCCCTTTTTCCCTGGCATGGCAGCCCCTCTTCTCATAGAAGCCGGCCCCCATTACGAAGTACTCACTCTGTTAGCAAAATCTTCCCAAAAACACATAGGGCTTGTTCTAACTAAAAAAGAAGATGCCAATACTTTAAAAGTTGGTTTTAATCAGCTTCATCGTGTAGGTGTATCCGCACGCATTTTACGCATCATGCCTATCGAAGGTGGTAGTGCTCAAGTGCTATTGAGCATAGAAGACCGCATCCAAATCGTAAAGCCGATCCAAGACAAGTATCTAAAAGCTAAAGTCTCTTATCACAAAGAAAACAAAGAGTTAACTGAAGAGCTTAAGGCCTACTCTATTAGCATCGTATCAATCATTAAAGACCTTTTGAAGCTAAACCCGCTATTCAAAGAAGAATTACAAATTTTCTTAGGACATTCGGACTTTACTGAGCCAGGTAAGCTTGCAGACTTCTCTGTTGCTCTAACCACAGCAACAAGAGAAGAGCTTCAAGAGATCTTAGAAACTACTAATATGCACGATCGCATAGACAAAGCTCTTGTCCTGTTAAAAAAAGAATTAGATTTGAGTCGTCTACAAAGCAGCATTAATCAGAAAATTGAAGCGACTATTACAAAAAGTCAGAAAGAGTTTTTCTTAAAAGAACAATTGAAGACTATCAAAAAAGAGTTGGGATTAGAAAAGGACGACCACGCTGTTGATCTCGAAAAATTCATGGAACGTTTAACTAAACGGGACGTCCCCCAACATGCAATGGATGTGATCCAAGATGAAATGGATAAATTACAAACCTTGGAGACGTCTTCAGCAGAATATGCAGTTTGTCGCAACTACCTCGATTGGCTAACTATTATCCCCTGGGGAATTCAAACTAAAGAGTATCATGATTTAGCCAAAGCTGAATCTATCTTAAACAAAGACCACTACGGGTTAGAGGATATAAAGCAACGTATTCTCGAATTGATTAGTGTAGGCAAATTAGCAAATGGTATGAAAGGCAGTATCATTTGTTTAGTTGGGCCTCCAGGAGTAGGGAAAACGAGTATTGGTCGAAGTATTGCTAAAGTTTTACACCGCAAATTTTTCCGTTTTTCTGTAGGAGGGATGCGCGATGAAGCTGAAATTAAAGGGCATAGACGAACTTACATTGGAGCTATGCCTGGTAAACTTGTGCAAGCTTTGAAACAGAGTCAAATTATGAATCCTGTGATCATGATTGATGAAGTTGATAAGATTGGTGCAAGCTATCATGGAGATCCCGCTTCTGCTCTGCTGGAAGTGTTAGATCCTGAACAAAACAAGGACTTTTTGGATCATTATTTAGATGTTCGCGTTGATTTATCGAATGTACTTTTCATTTTGACAGCGAACGTACTAGATTCCATTCCGGATCCCTTATTGGATCGTATGGAGGTATTACGTCTATCTGGATACATCTTAGAGGAAAAGCTACAAATAGCTACGAAGTATCTCGTTCCTCGAGCAAGAAAAGAAATGGGTCTTTCTGCTCAACATGTTACTTTCCAACCAGAAGCTCTCAAACATATGATCAACAATTATGCTAGAGAAGCTGGGGTTCGTACATTAAATGAAAATATCAAAAAAGTTTTGAGAAAAATTGCCCTGAAGATTGTCCAGAACCAAGAGAAAAATCCTACCAAAAAATCTCGGTTCACAATCACGCCAAAAAATTTACACGATTACCTTGGCAAACCTATCTTTTCAAGTGATCGTTTCTATGAAAAAACTCCTGTGGGAGTTGCTACAGGATTGGCCTGGACTTCCTTAGGAGGAGCAACCTTGTATATAGAAAGTGTTCAAGTGCCTTCTTCTTCAGGGAAAGCAGACATGCATTTAACAGGCCAGGCTGGAGACGTAATGAAAGAGTCTTCGCAAATAGCATGGACATACCTTCATAGTGCTTTAGAGCGCTACGCACCAGGCTTAACGTTTTTTGAAAAATCGCAGGTCCACATCCACATTCCTGAAGGAGCTACTCCCAAAGACGGGCCTTCAGCAGGTATTACCATGGTAACCTCTCTGCTCTCTTTGCTTTTAGATGTCCCAGTTCTAAACAATCTCGGGATGACCGGTGAACTCACTTTAACTGGAAGGGTCTTGGGTATAGGGGGTATACGTGAAAAACTTATTGCAGCAAGAAGATCTAAATTAAATATTTTGATATTCCCTGAAGATAATCGTCGAGATTACGATGAGCTTCCTGCATATCTCAAAAAAGGACTTAAAGTACACTTTGTCAGTCACTACGATGATGTATTTAAGATAGCCTTTCCTGAGGTGTAA
- a CDS encoding tRNA (adenosine(37)-N6)-threonylcarbamoyltransferase complex dimerization subunit type 1 TsaB, which yields MYKYFIIDTSGSQPFLAYVDCQAVLEVWSLPTGEDQGSVLNCIFNNLSLPFKGIGVAIGPGRFSATRVGVSFAQGLSLAKKVPLVGYSSLEGYLPLGEKETALLLPLGKKGGVVALDSEVSADGFLFTDKSIVPGALMTYPEALEYCLEKRCCQVVSPDPLHFIEIFSPHIPVKKVAPRIDQIRKYVVSQFLLPQDLPLSLDYRSVSSFF from the coding sequence GTGTACAAATATTTTATTATTGACACTTCTGGTTCTCAACCATTTTTGGCCTACGTCGATTGTCAAGCTGTTTTGGAAGTCTGGTCTTTGCCTACGGGAGAAGATCAAGGTTCAGTTTTAAATTGTATCTTTAATAATCTTAGTCTTCCTTTCAAAGGCATTGGAGTGGCCATTGGACCTGGAAGATTTTCCGCAACTAGAGTGGGGGTTTCTTTTGCCCAAGGCCTTTCTTTGGCTAAAAAGGTTCCTTTAGTTGGATATAGCTCTTTAGAAGGGTACCTTCCCTTGGGTGAAAAAGAGACTGCTCTTCTTCTTCCTCTTGGGAAAAAAGGAGGCGTTGTGGCTTTGGATTCAGAGGTTTCTGCTGATGGATTTCTTTTTACTGACAAAAGCATTGTTCCTGGAGCTTTGATGACTTATCCCGAAGCTTTGGAATACTGTTTAGAGAAAAGATGTTGTCAAGTAGTGTCTCCGGATCCTTTACATTTTATAGAGATTTTTTCTCCACATATCCCAGTAAAAAAAGTTGCGCCTCGTATTGATCAAATTCGTAAGTATGTTGTTTCGCAGTTTCTTTTACCTCAAGATCTTCCCTTGAGCTTGGATTATCGAAGTGTCTCTTCTTTTTTTTAA